A section of the Carya illinoinensis cultivar Pawnee chromosome 12, C.illinoinensisPawnee_v1, whole genome shotgun sequence genome encodes:
- the LOC122289940 gene encoding LOW QUALITY PROTEIN: N6-adenosine-methyltransferase MT-A70-like (The sequence of the model RefSeq protein was modified relative to this genomic sequence to represent the inferred CDS: deleted 2 bases in 1 codon) gives MESRLDGNEDTIARIKDIHQQLRARMESQHQTQLDLLASLQSLVPNIVSSVDLSLKVVSSFNHRPFTPTPTPTLPNPNPSLVKPTNKPTFPAITQNPAPVPARQPESEPSGVDESGSPLSVVRSMVAVCLLGRVPFAPIDSSTVLRKLENDQTATPGERAALRELGGESGAILAVEMALRSIAEDNGGVELEAFEVSGKSRVMVLGIDRTRLLRELPESKHSILGSDGNVNQYQSQQQPLLDVNGGVGLFGMGGGGPAQRPMPDMWMGPGEPLMPGLPPLGPRGARGVMGMAGMGRGVGVHPMHRPIGVMQKLRTEEDDMKDLEALLKKKSFMEMQKSKTGEELLDLIHRPTARETAVAEKFKTIGGPNLKEYCSSLTKEDCRRQSGSFMACEKVHFRRIIAPHTDIDLGDCSFLDTCRHMKTCKYVHYEIDQMPDMLPPPKPLKRAEYCSEVELGEPQWINCDIRSFRMDILGQFGVIMADPPWDIHMELPYGTMADDEMRNLNVPALQTDGLIFLWVTGRAMELGRECLELWGYKRVEEIIWVKTNQLQRIIRTGRTGHWLNHSKEHCLVGIKGNPEVNRNIDTDVIVAEVRETSRKPDEMYPMLERISPRTRKLELFARMHNTHAGWMSLGNQLNGVRLVDEGLRARFKAAYPDVEVQPSSPPRASAMEVDSGGAQMRSPFPANASKSSAMQFTESAAQ, from the exons ATGGAATCCCGATTGGACGGTAATGAAGACACCATAGCCAGAATCAAAGACATCCATCAACAACTCCGAGCTCGCATGGAGTCACAGCACCAGACCCAGCTGGACCTTCTGGCTTCTCTTCAATCCCTAGTCCCTAACATCGTGTCCTCCGTGGATCTCTCTCTCAAGGTCGTCTCTTCCTTCAACCACCGCCCCTTCACTCCCACCCCCACACCCACGCTCCCAAACCCCAACCCTAGCCTAGTCAAACCCACCAACAAACCAACGTTCCCAGCCATAACCCAGAACCCAGCTCCGGTTCCGGCACGCCAGCCAGAGAGCGAACCCAGTGGTGTTGACGAGAGCGGGAGTCCCCTCTCGGTGGTGCGGTCGATGGTGGCCGTGTGTTTGTTGGGTCGGGTCCCCTTCGCGCCAATCGATTCTTCGACTGTGTTGAGGAAGCTGGAGAACGACCAAACGGCGACGCCTGGCGAAAGGGCGGCGTTGAGAGAGTTGGGTGGGGAGTCCGGAGCGATACTGGCGGTGGAGATGGCGTTGAGGTCGATCGCTGAGGATAATGGTGGGGTTGAGTTGGAGGCCTTTGAAGTGAGTGGGAAATCCAGGGTCATGGTCTTGGGGATTGACCGAACTCGGCTTCTGAGGGAATTGCCCGAGAGTAAGCACTCGATTTTGGGTAGCGACGGTAATGTGAATCAGTATCAGAGTCAACAGCAGCCATTGCTAGATGTGAATGGTGGGGTTGGACTGTTTGGAATGGGAGGAGGTGGACCTGCTCAGAGGCCAATGCCGGATATGTGGATGGGACCCGGCGAGCCACTTATGCCGGGATTGCCACCCCTGGGTCCGAGGGGTGCGAGGGGAGTTATGGGAATGGCTGGAATGGGCAGAGGGGTAGGTGTTCATCCCATGCATAGGCCAATTGGTGTGATGCAAAAGCTTAGGACTGAAGAAGATGATATGAAGGATCTCGAAGCATTGTTGAAAAAGAAATCTTTTATGGAGATGCAGAAATCAAAGACTGGTGAGGAGCTTCTGGACCTCATTCACCGACCTACTGCAAGGGAAACTGCTGTCGCCGAAAAg ttcaaaaCTATAGGTGGGCCGAACCTGAAGGAATACTGTTCTTCCCTTACAAAAGAGGATTGCCGGCGTCAATCTGGTTCCTTTATGGCATGCGAGAAG GTTCATTTTCGGCGAATTATTGCTCCACATACTGACATTGATTTAGGAGATTGTTCTTTTCTAGATACTTGCCGGCACATGAAG ACATGCAAGTATGTCCATTATGAGATAGACCAAATGCCAGACATGCTTCCTCCTCCCAAACCACTAAAGCGTGCTGAATATTGTTCAGAAGTAGAACTTGGTGAACCGCAATGGATTAACTGTGATATCCGCTCATTTAGAATGGACATTTTAGGGCAATTTGGAGTTATAATGGCAGATCCACCATGGGACATTCATATGGAGTTGCCTTATGGGACGATGGCTGATGACGAAATGCGCAATCTCAATGTTCCTGCATTGCAGACTGATGGTCTAATTTTTCTATGGGTCACTGGTCGTGCAATGGAGCTTGGACGTGAATG TTTAGAACTTTGGGGGTACAAGCGTGTTGAGGAGATCATTTGGGTGAAGACCAATCAACTTCAACGAATAATCAGAACTGGGCGGACAGGCCATTGGCTCAATCACAGTAAGGAGCATTGTCTTGTTGGAATAAAAGGCAATCCAGAAGTAAACAGGAACATTGATACTGATGTCATCGTTGCTGAGGTTCGAGAGACAAGCCGTAAGCCGGATGAG ATGTACCCTATGCTGGAGAGAATAAGTCCAAGGACAAGAAAGCTTGAATTGTTTGCCCGCATGCACAACACTCATGCAGG GTGGATGTCGCTCGGTAATCAATTGAATGGAGTAAGATTAGTTGACGAAGGTCTGCGAGCAAGGTTCAAGGCTGCTTACCCAGATGTGGAGGTGCAACCCAGTTCCCCTCCTAGAGCATCTGCCATGGAAGTAGACTCCGGT GGAGCTCAAATGAGGAGTCCCTTTCCAGCAAATGCATCTAAGTCCTCAGCCATGCAGTTTACAGAGTCTGCAGCTCAATAA
- the LOC122289470 gene encoding probable serine/threonine-protein kinase WNK10 isoform X1 produces MDFVAGPKCEVRAGEVVEKDPTGRYVRYDEVLGRGAVKNVYKAFDEVDGIEVAWNQVTIDDVLQSPEQLERLYSEVHLLKSLKHKNIIKFYNSWVDDKNKTINLITELFSSGSLRLYRKKHKHVDIKAIKNWARQILQGLSYLHGHNPPIIHRDLKCDNIFVNGNNGEVKIGDLGLATVMQQPTARSVIGTPEFMAPELYEEEYNNLVDVYSFGMCMLEMVTCEYPYSECNNPAQIYRKVTSGIKPASLSKVNDPQVKQFIEKCLVPASIRLPAMELLKDPFLATGSSKDLICDSLQLTSNLAVLVSPPHPESHAMDIIDSNCKKLSVGCSMNIFNGTSDCSTPEFQRFTENNDFRLRGEKLDENTASLILRIADPHGQVRNIHFAFYLDSDTAIAIAEEMVEQLDLSKDDVAVISELIDNLITKLVPRWKSSFENCSSEAHGSFGFSHVLQTGGNSGTAEDPAEALVEHHVLPILADVEYEDNQESTVSDISVEYGVSMALDACNDSALESKYFSLDECYKGLNGYGFNSEYGVYGEKSYEVNVGESGMLKTFGLSSICSLSLADKDQDSELKLELATIDTQYHQRLIELLRMREEAIENAKRRWMAKKEISVN; encoded by the exons ATGGATTTTGTTGCGGGTCCGAAATGTGAGGTTCGGGCTGGAGAAGTTGTGGAGAAAGATCCCACCGGACGATATGTACGG TATGATGAAGTCTTGGGGAGAGGAGCAGTTAAGAATGT ATACAAGGCATTTGATGAAGTTGATGGAATAGAAGTTGCTTGGAACCAAGTGACCATTGATGATGTATTGCAGTCACCAGAACAGCTGGAGAGGTTATATTCCGAGGTTCATCTGCTGAAATCTTTGAAGCACAAAAACATCATCAAGTTCTATAATTCATGGGTAGATGATAAGAACAAGACCATCAACCTTATAACAGAGTTGTTCAGTTCTGGGAGTTTAAGACT ATATCGCAAGAAGCATAAGCATGTTGATATAAAAGCCATCAAGAATTGGGCAAGGCAGATTCTTCAAGGTTTAAGCTATCTCCATGGCCACAATCCTCCAATTATCCACAGAGACCTGAAATGCGACAATATATTTGTTAATGGAAACAATGGTGAAGTTAAAATTGGAGATCTTGGGTTAGCAACCGTCATGCAGCAGCCTACTGCCCGAAGTGTAATTG GCACTCCTGAATTCATGGCTCCAGAGCTTTACGAGGAGGAATACAATAATCTTGTTGATGTATATTCTTTTGGCATGTGCATGCTAGAGATGGTTACCTGTGAATACCCATATAGTGAGTGCAATAATCCAGCTCAAATATATAGGAAGGTTACCTCC GGAATAAAGCCTGCTTCTCTCAGTAAAGTGAATGATCCCCAAGTTAAGCAGTTCATTGAGAAGTGTCTGGTTCCAGCATCTATTAGATTGCCAGCAATGGAGCTGTTGAAAGATCCATTCCTTGCAACTGGAAGCTCGAAGGATCTCATTTGTGATTCGCTGCAATTAACCAGTAATTTGGCCGTATTAGTGAGCCCACCACACCCAGAATCTCATGCCATGGACATAATAGACTCAAACTGCAAGAAGCTTTCTGTTGGCTGTAGTATGAATATATTCAATGGAACTTCTGACTGTTCAACTCCAGAATTTCAGAGGTTTACTGAGAATAATGACTTTAGGCTAAGAGGGGAGAAACTTGATGAGAATACAGCTTCATTAATTCTGCGCATTGCAGATCCACATG GTCAGGTGAGAAACATCCATTTTGCATTTTATCTTGATTCTGATACTGCAATTGCAATAGCTGAGGAGATGGTTGAACAACTTGATCTGTCAAAAGATGATGTGGCTGTCATTTCTGAGTTAATTGACAACTTGATTACCAAGCTTGTACCCCGATGGAAATCTTCATTTGAGAACTGCTCATCTGAAGCACATGGTTCATTTGGCTTTTCTCATGTACTTCAAACTGGTGGAAATTCAGGGACAGCAGAGGATCCTGCCGAGGCACTTGTTGAGCACCATGTTCTCCCAATATTGGCTGACGTGGAATATGAAGACAATCAAGAATCTACTGTTTCGGATATATCGGTTGAGTATGGTGTCTCAATGGCCTTGGATGCCTGTAATGACAGTGCTTTAGAGTCCAAATACTTCAGTCTTGATGAATGCTATAAAGGTTTGAATGGGTATGGGTTCAATTCGGAGTACGGGGTTTATGGTGAGAAAAGCTATGAAGTTAACGTGGGGGAATCTGGCATGTTGAAAACCTTCGGCTTGTCAAGCATATGTTCTCTATCTCTGGCAGACAAGGATCAGGACAGTGAGCTAAAGCTGGAGCTGGCTACAATTGACACGCAGTATCACCAACGTTTAATTGAGCTGCTGAGGATGAGAGAGGAAGCAATAGAGAATGCCAAAAGGAGGTGGATGGCAAAGAAGGAAATCTCCGTAAATTGA
- the LOC122289470 gene encoding probable serine/threonine-protein kinase WNK10 isoform X2, with protein sequence MYGYKAFDEVDGIEVAWNQVTIDDVLQSPEQLERLYSEVHLLKSLKHKNIIKFYNSWVDDKNKTINLITELFSSGSLRLYRKKHKHVDIKAIKNWARQILQGLSYLHGHNPPIIHRDLKCDNIFVNGNNGEVKIGDLGLATVMQQPTARSVIGTPEFMAPELYEEEYNNLVDVYSFGMCMLEMVTCEYPYSECNNPAQIYRKVTSGIKPASLSKVNDPQVKQFIEKCLVPASIRLPAMELLKDPFLATGSSKDLICDSLQLTSNLAVLVSPPHPESHAMDIIDSNCKKLSVGCSMNIFNGTSDCSTPEFQRFTENNDFRLRGEKLDENTASLILRIADPHGQVRNIHFAFYLDSDTAIAIAEEMVEQLDLSKDDVAVISELIDNLITKLVPRWKSSFENCSSEAHGSFGFSHVLQTGGNSGTAEDPAEALVEHHVLPILADVEYEDNQESTVSDISVEYGVSMALDACNDSALESKYFSLDECYKGLNGYGFNSEYGVYGEKSYEVNVGESGMLKTFGLSSICSLSLADKDQDSELKLELATIDTQYHQRLIELLRMREEAIENAKRRWMAKKEISVN encoded by the exons ATGTACGG ATACAAGGCATTTGATGAAGTTGATGGAATAGAAGTTGCTTGGAACCAAGTGACCATTGATGATGTATTGCAGTCACCAGAACAGCTGGAGAGGTTATATTCCGAGGTTCATCTGCTGAAATCTTTGAAGCACAAAAACATCATCAAGTTCTATAATTCATGGGTAGATGATAAGAACAAGACCATCAACCTTATAACAGAGTTGTTCAGTTCTGGGAGTTTAAGACT ATATCGCAAGAAGCATAAGCATGTTGATATAAAAGCCATCAAGAATTGGGCAAGGCAGATTCTTCAAGGTTTAAGCTATCTCCATGGCCACAATCCTCCAATTATCCACAGAGACCTGAAATGCGACAATATATTTGTTAATGGAAACAATGGTGAAGTTAAAATTGGAGATCTTGGGTTAGCAACCGTCATGCAGCAGCCTACTGCCCGAAGTGTAATTG GCACTCCTGAATTCATGGCTCCAGAGCTTTACGAGGAGGAATACAATAATCTTGTTGATGTATATTCTTTTGGCATGTGCATGCTAGAGATGGTTACCTGTGAATACCCATATAGTGAGTGCAATAATCCAGCTCAAATATATAGGAAGGTTACCTCC GGAATAAAGCCTGCTTCTCTCAGTAAAGTGAATGATCCCCAAGTTAAGCAGTTCATTGAGAAGTGTCTGGTTCCAGCATCTATTAGATTGCCAGCAATGGAGCTGTTGAAAGATCCATTCCTTGCAACTGGAAGCTCGAAGGATCTCATTTGTGATTCGCTGCAATTAACCAGTAATTTGGCCGTATTAGTGAGCCCACCACACCCAGAATCTCATGCCATGGACATAATAGACTCAAACTGCAAGAAGCTTTCTGTTGGCTGTAGTATGAATATATTCAATGGAACTTCTGACTGTTCAACTCCAGAATTTCAGAGGTTTACTGAGAATAATGACTTTAGGCTAAGAGGGGAGAAACTTGATGAGAATACAGCTTCATTAATTCTGCGCATTGCAGATCCACATG GTCAGGTGAGAAACATCCATTTTGCATTTTATCTTGATTCTGATACTGCAATTGCAATAGCTGAGGAGATGGTTGAACAACTTGATCTGTCAAAAGATGATGTGGCTGTCATTTCTGAGTTAATTGACAACTTGATTACCAAGCTTGTACCCCGATGGAAATCTTCATTTGAGAACTGCTCATCTGAAGCACATGGTTCATTTGGCTTTTCTCATGTACTTCAAACTGGTGGAAATTCAGGGACAGCAGAGGATCCTGCCGAGGCACTTGTTGAGCACCATGTTCTCCCAATATTGGCTGACGTGGAATATGAAGACAATCAAGAATCTACTGTTTCGGATATATCGGTTGAGTATGGTGTCTCAATGGCCTTGGATGCCTGTAATGACAGTGCTTTAGAGTCCAAATACTTCAGTCTTGATGAATGCTATAAAGGTTTGAATGGGTATGGGTTCAATTCGGAGTACGGGGTTTATGGTGAGAAAAGCTATGAAGTTAACGTGGGGGAATCTGGCATGTTGAAAACCTTCGGCTTGTCAAGCATATGTTCTCTATCTCTGGCAGACAAGGATCAGGACAGTGAGCTAAAGCTGGAGCTGGCTACAATTGACACGCAGTATCACCAACGTTTAATTGAGCTGCTGAGGATGAGAGAGGAAGCAATAGAGAATGCCAAAAGGAGGTGGATGGCAAAGAAGGAAATCTCCGTAAATTGA
- the LOC122289471 gene encoding plant UBX domain-containing protein 10-like, with translation MRRRKIPVPSVLSLRERYLSPYLSDWQQFSSTIFRGQNPSLSTSVCCGDFRPDMVDVADKLTYFRAITGLEDPDLCTEILAAHGWDLELAISSFTGTNVASTDNSTRETTTASVDGGGSGTLSSDLEPHGGVSERSEPSANGVPGPGLAWKLVTLPISVISGSLGLISSAIGLGFWAAGGVLSYSMGMIGLGSGSVRAGEASARLVPISAAASEATNFVLAFERAYGSRGPNFVSEGFMDALQRSRNEFKLMFVYLHSPDHPDTPLFCERTLCSELLADFVNENFVPWGGSIRASEGFKMCNSLKASRFPFCAVVMAATNQRIALLQQVEGPKSPEEMLVMLQKVLEESAPVLVTARLDAEERRNNTRLREEQDAAYRAALEADQARERQRREEQERIEREAAEAERKRKEEEEARERAAREAAEKEAALVKMRQEKALSLGAEPEKGPNVTQVLVRFPTGERKERRFHSDATIQSLYDYVDSLGCLEVDNYSLVSNFPRVIYGPEKLSLTLKEAGLHPQAGLFVELNS, from the exons ATGCGCCGTAGGAAAATTCCAGTCCCATCGGTTTTGTCTCTGAGAGAGAGATACTTGTCTCCATATTTATCCGATTGGCAACAATTTTCGTCAACGATTTTTAGGGGACAAAACCCTAGCCTTTCAACTTCAGTCTGTTGCGGTGATTTTCGTCCAGATATGGTTGATGTAGCCGACAAATTGACGTATTTCCGAGCAATCACGGGCCTTGAAGATCCCGATTTGTGCACTGAGATCCTCGCCGCCCATGGCTGGGACCTCGAGCTCGCGATCTCCTCCTTCACCGGCACGAACGTCGCATCTACGGATAATTCCACTAGAGAAACCACAACCGCCTCCGTAGACGGGGGCGGCAGTGGCACGCTGTCTTCCGATTTAGAGCCGCACGGAGGAGTCTCAGAACGTTCGGAACCGTCTGCGAATGGGGTCCCCGGTCCCGGTTTGGCGTGGAAGCTTGTTACGTTGCCGATTTCTGTAATTTCCGGCAGTCTAGGCTTGATTTCCAGTGCGATTGGGCTCGGATTTTGGGCCGCGGGTGGTGTGCTCTCGTACTCGATGGGAATGATCGGCCTGGGTTCTGGTTCGGTCCGGGCAGGAGAGGCTTCGGCCCGGTTGGTTCCAATTTCGGCCGCGGCGTCGGAGGCTACGAACTTTGTGTTGGCGTTCGAGAGGGCTTACGGGTCCAGGGGGCCGAATTTCGTGAGCGAGGGGTTCATGGACGCGTTGCAGAGGTCGAGGAACGAGTTCAAGCTCATGTTCGTGTACTTGCACTCACCGGATCATCCGGACACGCCTTTGTTCTGCGAGCGGACTCTGTGCTCAGAGTTACTGGCGGACTTCGTCAACGAGAACTTCGTGCCGTGGGGAGGGAGTATTAGGGCTAGCGAGGGGTTCAAGATGTGTAACAGTTTAAAGGCTTCGCGGTTTCCATTCTGTGCCGTGGTTATGGCGGCTACGAATCAGAGGATTGCGCTGCTCCAGCAG GTTGAGGGACCAAAATCACCTGAAGAAATGCTCGTGATGTTACAGAAAGTGCTTGAAGAAAGTGCCCCTGTTCTTGTTACAGCAAGGCTTGAtgcagaagaaagaagaaacaacACGAGATTAAGGGAGGAGCAAGATGCTGCTTACAGAGCAGCACTTGAAGCTGATCAA GCTAGGGAGCGCCAGAGGAGGGAAGAGCAAGAACGTATTGAAAGAGAAGCTGCTGAAGCTGAGAGGAAACGTAAGGAGGAAGAAGAGGCTCGTGAAAGAGCGGCACGTGAAGCTGCAGAGAAAGAAGCTGCATTAGTGAAAATGCGGCAGGAGAAAGCTTTGTCACTTGGTGCTGAACCTGAAAAGGGACCTAATGTTACGCAG GTTTTAGTACGGTTTCCTACTGGAGAACGCAAGGAGAGGAGGTTTCATAGTGATGCAACAATTCAATCTCTTTATGACTATGTTGATTCCTTGGGCTGTTTAGAAGTTGATAATTATAGTCTTGTCTCTAACTTTCCCCGGGTTATTTACGGACCAGAGAAACTGTCTTTGACATTGAAAGAAGCAGGATTGCATCCTCAGGCCGGCCTTTTTGTGGAGCTGAACTCATAG